A genomic window from Passer domesticus isolate bPasDom1 chromosome Z, bPasDom1.hap1, whole genome shotgun sequence includes:
- the PSTPIP2 gene encoding proline-serine-threonine phosphatase-interacting protein 2 isoform X1: MWMWHLGRWSTDLTSTVGYDSIIQHLNDGRKNCKEFEDFLKERAIIEEKYGKELINLSKKKPCGQTELNTLKRSLDVFKQQIDNVGQGHIQLAQTLREEAKKMEDFREKQKLHRKKIELIMEAIHKNRNLQYKKTMEAKRLYEQRCRDKDEAEQAVHRNANLVTQKQQEKLFLKLAQTKSALEDTDRSYQQSVTTMEKIRDEWQNEHIKACEFFETQECERINYFRNALWLHVNQLSLGCVQNDEKYEEIRKSLEMCSIEKDVDFFVNLRKTGSLAPAPVVYENYYNAQRNVTPARSPAPVPISRRGPLPTPTSAPGEPDYATVDGYSLVHF; this comes from the exons atgtggatgtggcacctggggagaTGG AGCACGGATCTGACCAGCACAGTTGGCTACGACAGCATCATTCAGCATCTGAATGATGGCAGGAAGAACTGCAAAGAGTTTGAAGACTTTCTGAAGGAAAG AGCAAttatagaagaaaaatatgGCAAGGAGCTCATTAACTTGTCAAAGAAGAAGCCCTGTGGGCAGACAGAGCTGAA CACGCTGAAGAGATCCCTCGATGTTTTCAAGCAAC AGATAGACAATGTGGGACAAGGTCACATCCAGCTGGCGCAAACCCTTCGGGAGGAAGCAAAGAAGATGGAGGATttcagggaaaagcaaaagctgcatcGGAAGAAG ATAGAGCTGATAATGGAGGCCATTCACAAAAACAGGAATCTTCAGTACAAGAAGACCATGGAG GCCAAGCGTCTGTACGAGCAGCGCTGCCGGGACAAGGACGAGGCGGAGCAGGCCGTGCACCGCAACGCCAACCTGGTCACgcagaagcagcaggagaag CTGTTCCTGAAGCTGGCTCAGACGAAATCAGCACTGGAGGACACTG ACAGGAGTTACCAGCAGAGTGTGACCACCATGGAGAAGATCCGGGATGAGTGGCAGAATGAGCACATCAAAGCTTGTGAG TTCTTTGAGACTCAGGAGTGCGAGCGGATCAACTATTTCCGTAATGCCCTCTGGCTCCATGTCAACCAGCTCTCCCTGGGCTGTGTCCAGAATGATGAG AAATATGAGGAAATCCGCAAGAGTTTAGAAATGTGCAGCATTGAGAAGGATGTTGATTTTTTCGTAAATTTACGCAAAACTGGAAGTTTGGCTCCAG CTCCTGTTGTTTATGAAAACTACTATAATGCCCAGAGAAATGTGACTCCTGCAAGAAGTCCAGCTCCTGTACCTATATCAAG GAGGGGACCTCTGCCCACCCCGACCAGTGCACCAG GGGAGCCTGATTATGCCACAGTTGATGGCTACAGCTTGGTACATTTCTAA
- the ATP5F1A gene encoding ATP synthase subunit alpha, mitochondrial, translating into MLSARVAAALARSLPRQAGLVSRNTLAAAFVATRNLHASKACFQKTGTAEVSSILEERILGADTSAELEETGRVLSIGDGIARVYGLRNVQAEEMVEFSSGLKGMSLNLEPDNVGVVVFGNDRLIKEGDVVKRTGAIVDVPVGEELLGRVVDALGNPIDGKGAIASKTRRRVGLKAPGIIPRISVREPMQTGIKAVDSLVPIGRGQRELIIGDRQTGKTSIAIDTIINQKRFNDGTDEKKKLYCIYVAIGQKRSTVAQLVKRLTDADAMKYTIVVSATASDAAPLQYLAPYSGCSMGEYFRDNGKHALIIYDDLSKQAVAYRQMSLLLRRPPGREAYPGDVFYLHSRLLERAAKMNDSFGGGSLTALPVIETQAGDVSAYIPTNVISITDGQIFLETELFYKGIRPAINVGLSVSRVGSAAQTRAMKQVAGTMKLELAQYREVAAFAQFGSDLDAATQQLLNRGVRLTELLKQGQYVPMAIEEQVAVIYAGVRGHLDKLEPSKITKFESAFLAHVLSQHQDLLSTIRTEGKISDQTEAKLKEIVTKFLSTFEA; encoded by the exons aTGCTCTCCGCCCGCGTGGCCGCCGCCCTCGCCCGCTCCCTGCCGCGGCAGGCCGGCCTG GTTTCCAGAAACACCCTCGCTGCAGCATTTGTTGCTACAAGAAACCTCCATGCCTCCAAAGCATGCTTTCAGAAAACTG GTACTGCCGAGGTGTCCTCTATTCTGGAGGAGCGCATCCTGGGAGCCGACACCTCGGCTGAGCTGGAGGAGACCGGCCGTGTGCTCTCCATCGGTGACGGGATTGCCCGCGTGTACGGCCTGAGGAATGTCCAGGCTGAAGAGATGGTGGAGTTCTCTTCTGGGCTGAAG GGTATGTCCTTGAATTTGGAGCCTGACAACGTTGGTGTTGTCGTGTTTGGTAACGACAGACTGATCAAGGAGGGGGATGTTGTGAAGCGGACTGGTGCCATTGTGGATGTTCCAGTgggggaggagctgctgggccgtGTTGTGGATGCCCTGGGCAATCCCATTGATGGGAAG gGTGCTATTGCATCTAAGACACGTAGGAGAGTTGGCTTGAAGGCCCCTGGGATCATTCCCAGGATCTCTGTGCGTGAGCCCATGCAGACTGGGATTAAGGCTGTGGACAGCTTGGTGCCCATTGGTCGTGGCCAGCGTGAGCTGATCATTGGTGACAGGCAGACCGG GAAAACTTCAATTGCAATTGACACAATAATTAACCAGAAACGATTCAACGATGGCACGGATGAGAAGAAGAAGCTGTACTGTATCTATGTTGCAATTGGCCAGAAGAGATCCACTGTTGCTCAGCTGGTAAAGAGGCTCACTGATGCAG ATGCCATGAAGTACACTATTGTGGTGTCTGCCACAGCATCCGATGCCGCACCCCTGCAGTATCTGGCTCCCTATTCAGGCTGCTCCATGGGGGAGTACTTCAGAGACAACGGGAAGCACGCACTGATCATCTATGATGACTTGTCCAAACAG GCCGTTGCCTACCGTCAGATGTCTCTGCTGCTGCGCCGCCCCCCCGGCCGTGAGGCCTACCCGGGTGATGTGTTCTACCTGCACTCCCGGCTGCTGGAGAGGGCAGCCAAAATGAACGACTCCTTCGGGGGCGGCTCTCTGACCGCCTTGCCGGTCATCGAGACTCAGGCTGGGGACGTGTCTGCTTACATTCCAACCAACGTCATCTCCATCACCGATGGACAG ATTTTCTTGGAAACTGAGTTGTTCTACAAAGGTATCCGTCCAGCCATCAACGTCGGTCTGTCTGTGTCCCGTGTGggttctgctgctcagaccaGGGCTATGAAGCAG GTGGCCGGGACCATGAagctggagctggctcagtACCGCGAGGTCGCTGCCTTCGCCCAGTTCGGCTCTGACCTGGACGCTGCCACGCAGCAGCTGCTGAACCGCGGCGTGCGCCTGACAGAgctgctcaagcagggccagTACG TTCCCATGGCTATTGAGGAGCAGGTGGCAGTCATCTATGCTGGTGTAAGAGGTCACTTGGACAAGCTGGAGCCCAGCAAGATCACAAAGTTTGAGAGTGCTTTCCTAGCTCATGTACTGAGCCAGCACCAGGACCTCCTCTCCACAATCAG GACCGAAGGGAAGATCTCTGACCAGACAGAAGCAAAGTTGAAGGAAATAGTCACAAAATTCCTGTCTACTTTTGAGGCATAA
- the PSTPIP2 gene encoding proline-serine-threonine phosphatase-interacting protein 2 isoform X2, translating into MREARFRDNFWSTDLTSTVGYDSIIQHLNDGRKNCKEFEDFLKERAIIEEKYGKELINLSKKKPCGQTELNTLKRSLDVFKQQIDNVGQGHIQLAQTLREEAKKMEDFREKQKLHRKKIELIMEAIHKNRNLQYKKTMEAKRLYEQRCRDKDEAEQAVHRNANLVTQKQQEKLFLKLAQTKSALEDTDRSYQQSVTTMEKIRDEWQNEHIKACEFFETQECERINYFRNALWLHVNQLSLGCVQNDEKYEEIRKSLEMCSIEKDVDFFVNLRKTGSLAPAPVVYENYYNAQRNVTPARSPAPVPISRRGPLPTPTSAPGEPDYATVDGYSLVHF; encoded by the exons aTGCGGGAGGCGCGGTTCAGGGACAACTTCTGG AGCACGGATCTGACCAGCACAGTTGGCTACGACAGCATCATTCAGCATCTGAATGATGGCAGGAAGAACTGCAAAGAGTTTGAAGACTTTCTGAAGGAAAG AGCAAttatagaagaaaaatatgGCAAGGAGCTCATTAACTTGTCAAAGAAGAAGCCCTGTGGGCAGACAGAGCTGAA CACGCTGAAGAGATCCCTCGATGTTTTCAAGCAAC AGATAGACAATGTGGGACAAGGTCACATCCAGCTGGCGCAAACCCTTCGGGAGGAAGCAAAGAAGATGGAGGATttcagggaaaagcaaaagctgcatcGGAAGAAG ATAGAGCTGATAATGGAGGCCATTCACAAAAACAGGAATCTTCAGTACAAGAAGACCATGGAG GCCAAGCGTCTGTACGAGCAGCGCTGCCGGGACAAGGACGAGGCGGAGCAGGCCGTGCACCGCAACGCCAACCTGGTCACgcagaagcagcaggagaag CTGTTCCTGAAGCTGGCTCAGACGAAATCAGCACTGGAGGACACTG ACAGGAGTTACCAGCAGAGTGTGACCACCATGGAGAAGATCCGGGATGAGTGGCAGAATGAGCACATCAAAGCTTGTGAG TTCTTTGAGACTCAGGAGTGCGAGCGGATCAACTATTTCCGTAATGCCCTCTGGCTCCATGTCAACCAGCTCTCCCTGGGCTGTGTCCAGAATGATGAG AAATATGAGGAAATCCGCAAGAGTTTAGAAATGTGCAGCATTGAGAAGGATGTTGATTTTTTCGTAAATTTACGCAAAACTGGAAGTTTGGCTCCAG CTCCTGTTGTTTATGAAAACTACTATAATGCCCAGAGAAATGTGACTCCTGCAAGAAGTCCAGCTCCTGTACCTATATCAAG GAGGGGACCTCTGCCCACCCCGACCAGTGCACCAG GGGAGCCTGATTATGCCACAGTTGATGGCTACAGCTTGGTACATTTCTAA